The following are encoded together in the Actinoplanes sp. N902-109 genome:
- a CDS encoding type II toxin-antitoxin system VapB family antitoxin — translation MIFKAVRDGAPYPEHHTTLKAWAEIPPRPIRLADLITTKRELALDKLLAEDSTFYGDLFPHVVEWHGGLYLEDGLHRALRAALQQRNQIHARVLVIDN, via the coding sequence GTGATCTTCAAAGCGGTGCGGGATGGAGCGCCGTACCCCGAGCATCACACGACGCTCAAGGCCTGGGCCGAGATCCCGCCCCGGCCGATCCGGCTGGCTGACCTCATCACCACCAAGCGCGAGCTGGCGCTCGACAAGCTGCTCGCCGAGGACTCGACCTTCTACGGCGACCTGTTCCCGCACGTCGTGGAGTGGCACGGCGGCCTCTATCTGGAGGACGGGCTGCACCGGGCACTGCGGGCGGCCCTGCAGCAGCGCAACCAGATCCATGCCAGAGTGCTCGTCATCGACAACTAA
- a CDS encoding acyl-CoA dehydrogenase family protein, whose translation MAVSPLDLLDLDDLLSDEERDVRAVTRRLVDDLVRPHVAGWYERGAVPVRELAREFGKLGLLGMHLTGYGCAGASAVQYGLACLELEAADSGVRSLVSVQGSLAMYAIWKFGSEEQKQQWLPGMAAGELIGCFGLTEPDHGSDPANMSTRARRDGDGWVLNGGKMWITNAPLAEVAVIWARAEDGVVGFAVPTSTPGFSVREVQQKLSLRASATGEITLDDVRLPESARLPSARGLKAPLSCLTEARFGIIWGALGAARDCLETAISYARSREQFGRPIAGFQLTQAKLADMTLELQKGYLLALHLGRRRDTAGLRPEQVSVGKLNNVREALKIARQCRTILGANGISGEYPVLRHANNLESVLTYEGTSEVHQLVIGQKLTDLNAFAG comes from the coding sequence ATGGCCGTTTCCCCGCTGGACCTGCTCGATCTTGATGACCTGCTGAGCGACGAGGAACGCGACGTCCGCGCGGTGACCCGCCGGCTTGTCGACGATCTCGTCCGGCCCCATGTGGCCGGGTGGTACGAGCGCGGTGCTGTGCCCGTACGTGAGCTGGCTCGGGAATTCGGCAAGCTCGGGCTGCTCGGCATGCACCTGACCGGGTACGGGTGTGCCGGCGCGTCGGCGGTGCAGTACGGCCTGGCCTGTCTGGAGCTGGAGGCGGCCGACTCGGGCGTGCGCTCGCTCGTCTCGGTGCAGGGCTCGCTGGCGATGTATGCCATCTGGAAGTTCGGCAGCGAGGAGCAGAAGCAGCAGTGGCTGCCGGGCATGGCCGCCGGCGAGCTGATCGGCTGCTTCGGGTTGACCGAACCGGATCATGGCTCGGACCCGGCCAACATGTCCACCCGGGCCCGGCGCGACGGCGACGGCTGGGTGCTCAACGGCGGCAAGATGTGGATCACCAACGCGCCGCTGGCCGAGGTGGCGGTGATCTGGGCCCGCGCCGAGGACGGCGTGGTCGGTTTCGCGGTGCCCACGTCGACGCCCGGGTTCAGCGTCCGCGAGGTCCAGCAGAAGCTCTCGCTGCGCGCGTCGGCCACCGGGGAGATCACCCTCGACGACGTCCGGCTGCCCGAGTCCGCGCGGCTCCCGTCGGCGCGCGGCCTGAAAGCGCCGCTCTCCTGTCTGACCGAGGCCCGCTTCGGCATCATCTGGGGTGCGCTGGGTGCGGCCCGCGACTGCCTGGAAACCGCCATCTCGTACGCCCGGAGCCGCGAGCAGTTCGGCCGCCCGATCGCAGGTTTCCAGCTGACCCAGGCCAAGCTCGCCGACATGACGCTGGAACTGCAGAAGGGCTATCTGCTCGCGCTGCACCTCGGCCGGCGCCGGGACACCGCGGGGCTGCGCCCGGAACAGGTCAGCGTCGGCAAGCTCAACAACGTCCGGGAGGCACTGAAGATCGCCCGCCAGTGCCGCACGATCCTCGGTGCCAACGGCATCAGCGGCGAGTATCCCGTGCTGCGGCACGCCAACAACCTGGAGAGTGTGCTCACCTACGAGGGCACGTCCGAGGTGCACCAGCTGGTCATCGGCCAGAAATTGACGGATCTGAACGCCTTCGCCGGGTGA
- a CDS encoding DUF4230 domain-containing protein, translating to MAESHTPKVVDDPTSEYPEVEAPPPTPAADPEQPRRVGGFARVLIFFGVVFALIVAMCFGLRALNVLPSFDNPFSDKTTDRSQPVLLQSMRDLSRYVAADGNFQVIVDLQENKDNVPDFLINDRTLFVGAGTVEEYVDFSKLSTDALSVDEGNNKITIKLPAPEQGQAALDMNRSYVVAEERGLFNRIGDAFKSDPNQQQRVYQLAQQRITEAARSSGLDQRAQQNTEKMLQSLFARLGYTTVTVQFTNP from the coding sequence ATGGCCGAGTCGCACACGCCCAAGGTCGTCGACGACCCCACTTCGGAATATCCCGAGGTGGAGGCGCCGCCACCGACCCCGGCGGCCGACCCTGAGCAGCCCCGGCGGGTGGGTGGCTTCGCCCGCGTCCTGATCTTCTTCGGGGTCGTGTTCGCGCTGATCGTGGCCATGTGCTTCGGCCTGCGCGCGCTCAACGTGCTGCCCAGCTTCGACAACCCGTTCTCCGACAAGACGACCGACCGCAGCCAGCCCGTGCTGCTGCAGTCCATGCGTGACCTGAGCCGCTACGTCGCCGCCGACGGCAACTTCCAGGTGATCGTCGACCTCCAGGAGAACAAGGACAACGTCCCCGACTTCCTGATCAACGACCGCACGCTGTTCGTCGGCGCGGGCACCGTCGAGGAGTACGTCGACTTCAGCAAGCTGTCCACCGATGCGCTCAGCGTCGACGAGGGCAACAACAAGATCACCATCAAGCTGCCCGCACCCGAGCAGGGCCAAGCGGCGCTCGACATGAACCGCAGCTATGTGGTGGCCGAGGAGCGGGGCCTGTTCAACCGCATCGGCGACGCCTTCAAGTCCGACCCCAACCAGCAGCAGCGGGTCTACCAGCTCGCCCAGCAGCGGATCACCGAGGCGGCCAGGAGCAGCGGCCTCGACCAGCGCGCCCAGCAGAACACGGAGAAGATGCTGCAGAGCCTGTTCGCTCGGCTCGGCTACACCACGGTGACCGTCCAGTTCACCAACCCGTAG